Genomic DNA from Streptomyces sp. AM 2-1-1:
CAGCTCTCCCCGCTGCTCCTCGAGCGCGGCGGCGGCCCGCTCCCGCAGTGCCCCGGGGCCGTCGGCACCGGTCTCCTCCGCGAGGGCGACGATCCCCGTGCTGACGTCCGCGTCGAGCGGGGCACCGATCCACGCGGCCCGCGCGAAGTGCTCCGTCAGCGCGATCGGCTGCTCCTCGGTGGGCGCAGAGGCGAGGACGCGGCTCACGGAGAACAGCTGGAAGCCGAGGTGCCCGGCCAGCCCGCCCACCGTCATGCCGGCCAACGCACTCGGCTCGTCCCAGGCCCGCGCCACCTCGGGCGCCCCGATCAGCTCCACGGCGACCGCGGCGGCCTCCTCGTACCCGTCCCGCATGCTCATCCCGACCCCCAGCGCGTAGGACTGTGCTGACGGACGGGAGTCTACGGGCCCGGCTCCCGGCGGCCCGGCGGCCCGGGGGGCGTCGGAGACGGCCCGTGCGGGCCCGCGGGCCCGCGGGTCCGTCGCGGGTCCGCTGCGGGTCCCGGGGCGTGGTCCCGGAAGATGATCCCGGAGGCGGATCCGGGGTCGGTCAGGCGACGCCACCGTTGGCGTAGAGGACCTGGCCGTTGATCCAGCGGCCGGGGCCGGCGAGGAACGCGACGGTCTCGGCGATGTCCTCGGGGGTGCCGAGGCGCTCCATCGGGGAGAGGCCCGCGATCGCGTCGACGGCCTGTTGCGGCTTGCCGTCGAGGAAGAGCGGGGTGGCGGTCGGGCCGGGCGCGACCGCGTTCACCGTCACGTCGCGGCCGCGCAGCTCGCGGGCGAGGACCAGCGTCATCGCCTCCACCGCTCCCTTGGTGGCGGCGTAGGCGGCGTACGTGGGCTGCTGGAGGCGGGTGACGGAGGTGGAGAAGTTGATCAGCGCACCCCCGGGCCGCAGGGTGCGGGCGGCCAGCTGGGACACCACGAACGTGCCGCGCACATTGGTGCGGTGCATCCGGTCGAAGGCGTCGAGATCGAACTCGGCGACCGGCGCCAGCAGCATGATCCCGGCCGTGTTCACCACCACGTCCACGCCGCCGTACGCCTGCCCGGCCGCCTCGAAGAGCGCGGCCATGGCGTGCTCGTCCGCGACGTCGCCGCTGACCGCGAGTGCCCGCCCGCCCGCCTTCC
This window encodes:
- a CDS encoding SDR family oxidoreductase, yielding MTDPTQPRSASAHHVGEQGASGAPARVAVVTGASGGIGRAVAERLAADGFAVVVHYGRDEARAREVVAAVGKAGGRALAVSGDVADEHAMAALFEAAGQAYGGVDVVVNTAGIMLLAPVAEFDLDAFDRMHRTNVRGTFVVSQLAARTLRPGGALINFSTSVTRLQQPTYAAYAATKGAVEAMTLVLARELRGRDVTVNAVAPGPTATPLFLDGKPQQAVDAIAGLSPMERLGTPEDIAETVAFLAGPGRWINGQVLYANGGVA
- a CDS encoding maleylpyruvate isomerase N-terminal domain-containing protein, whose translation is MSMRDGYEEAAAVAVELIGAPEVARAWDEPSALAGMTVGGLAGHLGFQLFSVSRVLASAPTEEQPIALTEHFARAAWIGAPLDADVSTGIVALAEETGADGPGALRERAAAALEEQRGELARAAGDRTVFIARSGWALTLDDYLATRLLELVVHLDDLAVSVGLPTRDLPAVAFDPVLVLLARLAAGKHGQAALLRALARAERAPGAINAL